One window from the genome of Dyella sp. A6 encodes:
- a CDS encoding acyltransferase — MFASLPRLLRVPLVVLLLSLNVVVHVLPLFALTLVKLLLPFAAARRACSRGLVAIAESWIGVNNLLFELFTRIHWQVEGLDGLRRDGNYLVLCNHQSWVDIPVLQKVFNRRIPFLRFFLKQQLIWVPLLGPAWWALDFPFMKRYSRETLQRHPELRGRDRDATRHACAKFRHLPVSVMNFVEGTRFTPAKHDAQGSPYQYLLRPRAGGLAFVLDAMGDALHAILDVTIVYGEGPRSMKDLVAGRIRDIRLHVRECAIDATLHGDYENDAAFRERFQTWVNAMWQAKDDQAGRMLEVAGQSIQGG, encoded by the coding sequence ATGTTCGCTTCGCTTCCCCGCCTGCTGCGCGTTCCGCTGGTCGTGCTGCTGCTTTCGCTCAACGTCGTGGTGCATGTGCTGCCGCTGTTCGCCCTGACCCTGGTGAAGCTGCTGCTGCCGTTCGCGGCGGCACGCCGGGCCTGCTCGCGCGGGCTGGTCGCCATCGCGGAAAGCTGGATCGGCGTGAACAACCTGCTGTTCGAGCTGTTCACCCGCATCCACTGGCAGGTGGAGGGGCTCGATGGCCTGCGCCGTGACGGCAACTACCTGGTGCTGTGCAACCACCAGAGCTGGGTGGACATTCCGGTACTGCAGAAGGTCTTCAACCGGCGGATCCCGTTCCTGCGCTTTTTCCTCAAGCAGCAGCTGATCTGGGTGCCGCTGCTGGGGCCGGCCTGGTGGGCGCTGGATTTCCCCTTCATGAAACGCTACTCGCGCGAGACGCTGCAGCGGCATCCCGAGCTGCGCGGACGCGACCGCGATGCCACGCGCCACGCCTGCGCCAAGTTCCGGCACCTGCCGGTGTCGGTGATGAATTTCGTCGAGGGCACGCGCTTCACGCCGGCCAAGCACGATGCACAGGGTTCGCCGTACCAGTACCTGCTGCGGCCGCGTGCTGGAGGGCTGGCTTTCGTGCTGGACGCGATGGGCGATGCGCTGCATGCGATCCTCGACGTCACCATCGTCTATGGCGAGGGCCCGCGCAGCATGAAGGACCTGGTAGCCGGGCGTATCCGTGACATCCGCCTGCACGTGCGCGAGTGCGCGATCGATGCCACGCTGCACGGCGACTACGAAAACGACGCGGCGTTCCGCGAACGATTCCAGACCTGGGTCAATGCGATGTGGCAGGCCAAGGACGATCAGGCCGGGCGCATGCTCGAAGTGGCCGGACAGTCGATACAAGGGGGCTGA
- the panE gene encoding 2-dehydropantoate 2-reductase, which translates to MRILIVGAGATGGYFGGRLLQHGRDVTFLVRARRAHQLAEHGLAIHSPAGDVTLAAPPVVQASGLDQSFDLILLSCKAYGLAQAMDDIAPAVGPHTAILPLLNGMRHLDLMDQRFGADKVLGGQCVIAATLDAEGGVRHLNGMHSLTFGERDGDDTARMQAITAALSDAGFDARPSRTVMQDMWNKWVFLASLAGITCLMRAPVGDIMAAPGGREATLSLLEECRATAGRAGYAPADEVLQRAIGVLTDPASSLTASMLRDLQHGYPTEGDHVIGDMLARSAHVPGDGSMLAIAHAHLKAYEAGRSRQHGQA; encoded by the coding sequence ATGCGAATTCTTATCGTGGGTGCCGGCGCCACCGGCGGCTACTTCGGCGGACGCCTGCTGCAGCATGGGCGCGACGTGACCTTCCTGGTGCGCGCGCGGCGCGCGCACCAGCTGGCCGAACATGGTCTGGCGATCCACAGTCCGGCCGGCGACGTCACCCTGGCCGCGCCGCCAGTGGTGCAGGCAAGCGGGCTGGATCAGTCGTTCGACCTGATTCTGCTGAGCTGCAAGGCCTATGGCCTGGCCCAGGCGATGGACGACATCGCGCCGGCGGTGGGGCCGCATACCGCGATCCTGCCGCTGCTCAACGGCATGCGCCATCTCGACCTGATGGACCAGCGCTTCGGCGCCGACAAGGTGCTGGGCGGCCAGTGCGTGATCGCCGCCACGCTGGATGCCGAGGGTGGCGTGCGTCACCTCAACGGCATGCACAGCCTGACGTTCGGCGAGCGCGATGGCGACGACACGGCGCGCATGCAGGCGATCACTGCCGCGCTTTCCGATGCCGGATTCGACGCCCGGCCCAGCCGCACAGTGATGCAGGACATGTGGAACAAGTGGGTGTTCCTGGCCTCGCTGGCCGGCATCACCTGCCTGATGCGCGCTCCGGTAGGCGACATCATGGCGGCCCCGGGTGGGCGAGAGGCGACGCTGTCGCTGCTGGAGGAATGTCGCGCCACCGCCGGGCGTGCCGGCTACGCTCCGGCCGACGAGGTGCTGCAGCGGGCCATCGGGGTGCTGACCGATCCTGCCTCGTCGCTTACCGCCTCGATGCTCAGGGATCTGCAGCATGGCTATCCCACCGAGGGCGACCATGTCATCGGCGACATGCTGGCGCGTTCCGCGCATGTGCCGGGCGACGGTTCCATGCTCGCCATCGCGCATGCCCACCTCAAGGCCTACGAGGCGGGTCGTTCCCGTCAGCACGGCCAGGCGTAG
- a CDS encoding cysteine desulfurase — MTDSTARAPAFDVQRIRADFPLLSRQVHGKPLVYFDNANTSQKPRQVIEAVDRHYREHNANVARAVHQLGEEATSAYEGARDALARFVNAPSRNEVVLTSGTTHAVNLVAYSYALPMLKPGDAILTTVMEHHANIVPWQLVATRSGATVKAAPIDERGELLVERYIEMLTPEVKLACVTHVSNVLGTVNPVREIARACRKRGIPLLVDGSQAVPHRPVDVQALGCDFYVVTGHKMLAPTGTGMLWAKKEHLDAMPPFFGGGEMIREVKFSGTTFADPPHKFEAGTPNIAGFAGMAAAIDYYRTLGFDAIRRHEAALLEYATARLREIPGLRIIGEAADKEPVISFLLDGAQATDLATLLDLQGVAVRSGHHCAHPLMQFYGVPATLRASLAFYNTLEEVDAFVAALLKVRKLLM, encoded by the coding sequence ATGACCGATTCCACTGCACGTGCCCCTGCCTTCGACGTCCAGCGCATCCGCGCCGACTTTCCGTTGCTGTCGCGCCAGGTACACGGCAAACCGCTGGTGTACTTCGACAACGCCAACACCAGCCAGAAGCCGCGCCAGGTGATCGAGGCGGTCGACCGCCATTACCGCGAGCACAATGCCAACGTGGCACGCGCGGTGCACCAGCTCGGCGAGGAGGCCACATCCGCCTACGAAGGCGCGCGCGATGCGCTGGCGCGCTTCGTCAATGCGCCGTCGCGCAACGAGGTGGTGCTTACCTCGGGCACCACTCATGCAGTCAACCTGGTGGCCTACAGCTACGCGTTGCCGATGCTCAAGCCGGGCGATGCGATCCTGACCACGGTGATGGAGCATCACGCCAACATCGTGCCGTGGCAGCTGGTGGCCACGCGCTCGGGGGCGACGGTCAAGGCAGCGCCGATCGACGAGCGTGGCGAACTGCTGGTCGAGCGTTACATCGAGATGCTCACCCCCGAGGTGAAGCTGGCCTGCGTGACGCATGTGTCCAACGTGCTGGGCACGGTCAACCCCGTGCGCGAGATCGCCAGGGCCTGCCGCAAGCGTGGCATTCCGCTGCTGGTGGACGGTTCGCAGGCGGTGCCGCACCGGCCGGTCGACGTGCAGGCGCTGGGCTGCGACTTCTACGTGGTCACCGGACACAAGATGCTGGCACCCACCGGCACCGGCATGTTGTGGGCGAAGAAGGAACACCTGGATGCGATGCCGCCGTTCTTCGGCGGTGGCGAAATGATCCGCGAGGTGAAGTTCTCCGGCACCACCTTCGCCGACCCGCCGCACAAGTTCGAGGCCGGCACGCCCAATATCGCCGGTTTCGCCGGCATGGCCGCGGCGATCGACTACTACCGCACGCTGGGCTTCGATGCGATCCGCAGGCACGAGGCTGCGCTGCTCGAGTACGCCACCGCGCGTCTGCGTGAAATCCCCGGCCTGCGCATCATCGGCGAGGCCGCCGACAAGGAGCCGGTGATCTCGTTCCTGCTCGACGGCGCGCAGGCCACGGACCTTGCCACCCTGCTGGACCTGCAAGGCGTGGCGGTTCGTTCGGGACACCACTGCGCGCATCCGCTGATGCAGTTCTACGGGGTGCCGGCCACGCTGCGTGCGTCGCTGGCGTTCTACAACACGCTGGAAGAGGTGGATGCGTTCGTGGCCGCGCTGCTCAAAGTGCGCAAGCTGCTGATGTAG